ACAAAAAACTTAGCAAAGAATCTACTGAAACCTTTGGGCAAGGGTCTTATGCAAACGACACAAACGTAAGGCTAAACAGCGATATTGATATTAATGTTAGATACACTGGTGGATTTTACTATGACTTACCAATAGAAAAAACTAAAGAAGATTTCGGACTCACCACTCCCTCAAGTTATTCCTATTCTGAGTTCAAGGACGATGTTGAAACTGCGCTTGTAAATAAGTTTGGTCGTGACCAAGTAAAACGCAATGACAAATGCATAACAATTAAAGGAACCGCACAAAGAGTTCAAACGGACGTAGTTCCAACCTGGGATTATAGGCGTTATTCAGCAGACGGAAGTTATGTTTTGGGGTCAAAGTTTAAAGCAGATAGCGGAACTTGGATTGTGAATTTTCCAAAACAACATATTGAGAATGGAATTAAGAAAAACACAAATACACAGAGAAGATTTAAAAGATTAACTCGACTTCATCGAAAGTTGCGCTACAAAATGAAAGATGATGGAGTTTCTTTTAATGGAAATATCACGTCTTTTCTTCTAGAGTGTTTGGTTTGGAATGTTCCTAATCGAATAATGAATGATTACGATACTTGGACAGACAGATTGAAGCAGTCAATAATTTATATTCACGAACAAACTAAAGAAGAAAGCACCTGCAAAGAATGGGGTGAAGTTTCGGAATTACTTTATTTGTTTCATAGTGGTAGAAAATGGTCAAGAGCAGACGTAAACGAATATATGGTTCAACTTTGGAAATACTTAGAATTTTAGACTATGGTAAAACATAACATCAGAATTTTTGCTTTTGCAATCTTAGGACTTGCGTTTATTGTTTATGCGACAATTTTCCTATTAACTCAAAATCTCGACAGCATTGACTTTCACAAAGCAATTACACACGTTTCGACAACAATTTCTATTAATATAATTCTATGGATGATTTTTATTGCTTGGGGATGGAAGTTAAAAATATTTTATCCTTGGCTTGTTCCATTTCCAAACCTTTCTGGTGATTGGGAAGGAACAATAAAATCGAATTGGAAAGAAAAAAAACTTGAACCTATTCCGATTGAAGTTTCAATTACCCAAAACTTTTTCAATGTTCAAGTGCGCATTAAAACAAAAGAAAGTCGTAGTTACAGTATTGGTGCTTCGTTTGACATTGACAATGAGCGAGGCTTCCAACAGCTATTTTACACTTATCTAAACACCCCGAAAGCAGGGGTTAGAGAAAGAAGTGAAATTCATTATGGCTCGACAATTTTAAACTTTGATGGATTTAAGGTCACAAAAATGGATGGAGAATATTGGACAGATAGAGAAACGACTGGAGAAATCACATTGACCAAGAAAAACGTTGCATGACAGGCGGTTGGCTCAATGGCAGTTGATCTGGTTAGTTGAACATTCTACCTCGCATCAACTTTTGAGGTGTATTAACAGTTTTGTGCTCCGAAATCCGCCACTGCCACAAGCTACAAAACTTGAGCGACAAGGCATCAGAACAAGAGCTTAAATAAACCTATCGAATAGAATGAATATAGTATATATTATCGGAAACGGTTTTGATATGAACCTTAAATTGAATACCAATTACAAAAGTTTCTATAAGCATTATAAAACAATTGAAGCAAAAACAGAACTCATAAAGAATCTAAAAGAAGATATTTCAAGTGGAATAACGGATTGGTCAGATTTAGAACTTGCATTTGGAGCATATACTGTAAAGCTAGAAGATATAAAACAATTCGATGAAGTTTATGAAGATATAGTCGATAATTTAGGAGATTATTTGATTGCAGAAGAAAGTAAACTTGACACAAATAAAGTTGATTTACCGAAATTTATTGAAAATCTTGGATTACCAGAGCATACTCTTACCGATGAAGATATTCAAGAAATAAGAAGTTTCAAGCGACCATGGACAAATGTAGATTGGAAAATAAATATCATCACTCTAAACTATACAAGAGTTATTGAAAAAATTTTTGAAGATAGAACTTCAAATAGACCAATTGGTAGTCATCATCATCATCAAATTATTTTGAAAAACCTTCAACATATTCATGGTTTCACAGACAAAAGAACTATTTTAGGGGTCAATGATATCTCTCAAATTGCAAAAAAAGATTTCCATGAAAATGAAGAAATATTAGAAGCTCTAATAAAGACAAAATGTAATCGTGTACAACGTCATAATGTTGATAGAAAATGTGAAGCTTATATTTCTGAAGCAAATCTAATTTGCATTTTTGGTTCTTCTCTTGGCGATACAGATAACTATTGGTGGCAAGTAATCGGAGAACAATTAAAACGTGATGCTAGAATTATCATTTTTAAAAAAGGTGCTGAAATAAAAGAACGGTTCGGGCAGAAAAATGCAAGAACACGTAGAGAAGTTAAAAAAGTATTTCTAGATAAAACTAACTTATCAGAAGAAGAAAAGAAAAAATTTGAAAATAATATCTACGTTGGAGTGAATACTAAAATGTTTGATATATTAGTGTAAAATGTCCAGTTACTAACAGCGGTAACTTTTGGAGAAACAAATTGACCTTACTCAAAAAAAAAAGAGAAGCTATGGCTCCTCTTTTTTTTTAAACAAATTAACTTAAACCTTGATTATCAATGTAGTAACTTATGTACTTATGGCTATCACTAATTTTGATACACTACCAAATAGTATTTATTCAATTTCTATGAACTCATCATCAACATCTAAAAAAAGTTCTTGAATCGTATCTGAATAAAGTTTAAAAAAATCAAGAGATACATTATTGGTGATTTGTTCAGCTCTGTACAAGTCTCCATTTGCAATTTCAATACTTCCTGACTGATTAAAAGTTTGGAATACTTTTTCTATTTCTATATCCTT
This sequence is a window from Flavobacterium ammoniigenes. Protein-coding genes within it:
- a CDS encoding AbiH family protein; the encoded protein is MNIVYIIGNGFDMNLKLNTNYKSFYKHYKTIEAKTELIKNLKEDISSGITDWSDLELAFGAYTVKLEDIKQFDEVYEDIVDNLGDYLIAEESKLDTNKVDLPKFIENLGLPEHTLTDEDIQEIRSFKRPWTNVDWKINIITLNYTRVIEKIFEDRTSNRPIGSHHHHQIILKNLQHIHGFTDKRTILGVNDISQIAKKDFHENEEILEALIKTKCNRVQRHNVDRKCEAYISEANLICIFGSSLGDTDNYWWQVIGEQLKRDARIIIFKKGAEIKERFGQKNARTRREVKKVFLDKTNLSEEEKKKFENNIYVGVNTKMFDILV
- a CDS encoding nucleotidyltransferase; this encodes MVREAISEDKKLSKESTETFGQGSYANDTNVRLNSDIDINVRYTGGFYYDLPIEKTKEDFGLTTPSSYSYSEFKDDVETALVNKFGRDQVKRNDKCITIKGTAQRVQTDVVPTWDYRRYSADGSYVLGSKFKADSGTWIVNFPKQHIENGIKKNTNTQRRFKRLTRLHRKLRYKMKDDGVSFNGNITSFLLECLVWNVPNRIMNDYDTWTDRLKQSIIYIHEQTKEESTCKEWGEVSELLYLFHSGRKWSRADVNEYMVQLWKYLEF